Sequence from the Streptomyces mobaraensis NBRC 13819 = DSM 40847 genome:
CCCGCCGTCCTCCAGTCCGCCGCCGGCCACCTCCGCACCCCCGCGCAGGCCCACGGCGACCGCGCCCCCGTCGCGGCCGGTGCGCCCCTCGTTCCCGACGGAGCCGCCGGAGCCGACCGGGCCGCCCTCGCTGCCGATCATCACGCTCGGTCCCAACCCGGGGCGCGAGGCGCGGACGAGCGAGCACGATCTGCTGGGCTACGACTACTGAGCCGTCACGGTGTCGCGATGCCCCGGGCCCGGAAAGGGGCCGGGGCATCGCGCGCTCGCAGGGGGTCAGTGCCCCGACGTCGCCTTGAGACCGACCACGGCCACCAGCAGCAGGACGACGAAGAAGATCCGGGCCGCGCCGGCCGGCTCGCCCAGCACCGTCATGCCGAGCACGGCGGCGCCCGCCGCGCCGATGCCGACCCACACGCCGTAGGCCGTGCCGATGGGCAGCGTCCGGGCGGCCCGCGACAGCAGCAGCATGCTGGCCGCGATCCCCGCGACGGTGAGGACGCTCGGCCAGAGCCGGGTGAAGCCGTCGGTGTACTTCATGCCGACGGACCAGCCGACCTCCAGCAGGCCGGCGACGACGAGCAGGATCCATGCCATGACGGCACCTCCGTGGAATCGCTTCTCCAGGGGTGCGTCGTCTTGTCCTGACCCGGTACGGCGCGTCTCGTCGGGGTCCTTCCGACGGTAGCAAACGGCCGGCCCGGGCAAAGTCCGGCCGCCGGTACGGGTACGACGGCGCCGCTACAGGTACAGGCCGGTGGAGTCGTCCGACCCCTCCAGCCGCTCCGCCGCCACCGCGTGCAGGTCGCGCTCGCGCATCAGCACATAGGCCACGCCGCGGACCTCGACCTCGGCGCGGTCCTCGGGGTCGTAGAGCACCCGGTCGCCGGGCTCCACCGTGCGCACGCTCTGGCCCACGGCCACGACCTCGGCCCAGGCCAGCCGGCGGCCCACCGCCGCGGTCGCGGGGATGACGATGCCGCCGCTGGAGCGGCGCTCGCCCTCGGGGATGTCGGTCCGGACCAGCACGCGGTCGTGGAGCATCCGGATGGGCAGCTTGTCGTGGGTCGTGTTCGTACGCACGCCATGACCGTACCCGGCCCGGCGGCCCCGTGAGACCAGAGCGGGACCACAACGGGAGGGGCCGGGAGGCCCGTTCCGGGCCGGGCGGCCGGTCCGCCACGCGGCGCGTCCCGCCCGTCACACGCCGCGACCGCCGGACGCCGTACGGGACCGCGCGCGGACGGCGGCCGTACGGACCCGGCGGTCGCTCCGCCCGTGACGGGCGGGGAACGCTACTTCTTGTCCTTGCCGCGGCGCGAGGAGGCCGTCAGCAGCCCGAGCACGCCGACGGCCAGCATCGCCGCCGGAACGATCCGCTCCAGGCGCGGCACGCCCTCGTCCGTCACGAACTGCGCCCGTACGTCCGAGACCACCCGGTTCGCGATCGCACAGGCCCGCCCGAGGGTGTGGTCCACCTTCGAGGCCGCCTTCGCCTTCGCGTCGCCGATGATCGTGCTGGGGTGCATCCGCACACCGATCTCGTCGAGCGTCACGGCGAGCTCACTGCGCCTGCGGGCGATGTCCGCCTCGATCTGCGCAGGGGTCCTGGCTTCCGGCACCGCGCTGCCTCCGTAGTCTCATAAGAGTGATGACGAGTGATGACAACAGTCTGTCAGTTCGCTCGGCGCCCCGCCCCATGGCACCCCCGGTGGGCCCGCCCTGAGGCCGTCCGGGGTCGTTAGGCTCGGTCCCCGGCAGACCCGCCCACCGCCCCGAAGCACAGGAGAACCATGAGCGAGCGACTCCAGCCCGGCGACACCGCCCCCGCCTTCACCCTGCCCGACGCCGACGGCCGGCCCGTCTCCCTCGCCGACCACAAGGGCCGGAAGGTGATCGTCTACTTCTACCCCGCCGC
This genomic interval carries:
- a CDS encoding GroES family chaperonin; this translates as MLHDRVLVRTDIPEGERRSSGGIVIPATAAVGRRLAWAEVVAVGQSVRTVEPGDRVLYDPEDRAEVEVRGVAYVLMRERDLHAVAAERLEGSDDSTGLYL
- a CDS encoding DUF3618 domain-containing protein encodes the protein MPEARTPAQIEADIARRRSELAVTLDEIGVRMHPSTIIGDAKAKAASKVDHTLGRACAIANRVVSDVRAQFVTDEGVPRLERIVPAAMLAVGVLGLLTASSRRGKDKK
- a CDS encoding DMT family transporter, which gives rise to MAWILLVVAGLLEVGWSVGMKYTDGFTRLWPSVLTVAGIAASMLLLSRAARTLPIGTAYGVWVGIGAAGAAVLGMTVLGEPAGAARIFFVVLLLVAVVGLKATSGH